The stretch of DNA TTATTTGGTTAAAACTAGTTTGACCTCAAAATCGAGATGGAATTCAGCAGTTATTTTTATTCTTTCCGTTATAGCGCTGCTTGTAGGTATCTTCATAGATATTTATAGTGTTTGAGTAAAACAGGTTGACATAGTATCTTGCTATTTGTTATACTAAAACCGACGAAATTAGTCGGTTTTTATTATGAAAATCTCAAAGAAATCACAATATGGAGTTCGGGCAATGGTTTATTTGGCAAAGAATGCTCTGAAAGATAAAGTTTGTCCAATAAAAGAAATCTCTGAAAAAGAAGAGATTCCTTTTGATTTTTTAGAGAAGATAATTTCAGAGTTAGAAAAAGCAGGTTTGGTAAAAGCTAAGAAAGGTGTTCAAGGGGGATATTTTTTGGCTAAAGAGCCAAAAAATATTACAGCAGGGGAGATTGTTAGGGTTTTGGAGAGCACGGTGCCAGTTAGTTGCGCAGGATGCCAAATGGCAAGAATATGTTCAGCGAAAAGTGTTTGGGAGAAAGTCCAGGATTCTTTAGAATCCACTTTAGATTCTGTAACTTTAGCAGATTTAATTAAAAAAAATGGCAAGAAAAAATAAAAAAATCTATTTTGATTACGCAGCTACAACTCCAGTAGATCCTCGCGTGAAAAAAGTGGTGGAACCTTTTTTTATTGAAAAGTTTGGTAACACAATGTCTCTTCATAGCTTTGGCCAGGATGCTAAAATTGCTTTGGAAAAAAGCAGAGAAGCAGTGGCAAATCTAATAGGTGCTAAACCAAATGAAATAATTTTTACTGGTTCTGCAACTGAAAGTAATAATCTTGTTTTAAAGGGAATAGTTTTTGCGAATCGTAATAAAGGCCGCCACATCATTATTTCCCAAATTGAGCATCCTTGTATTATGGAAACAGCAAATTGGTTGGAGAAACAAGGATTTAAAATAACCAGATTACCGGTTGATAAATATAGTTTAGTTAATCCTTTGGATGTTAAAAAGGCAATAAGAAAAGATACGATTTTAGTTTCAATAATTCATGGTTCAAATGAGATTGGTACTATTCAGCCAATTGAGAAAATTGGAAAAATCTGCAAAGAAAAAGGAGTTTATTTCCACACTGATGCTGTCCAGAGTTTTGGAAAAATTCCTATTGATGTAATGAACATTGATTTATTGACAGCCAGCTCTCATAAAATGTATGGGCCAAAAGGAGCAGCTTGCTTATTTGTTAGGGAGGGAACTAAAATTGAGCCTCTTTTAC from Patescibacteria group bacterium encodes:
- a CDS encoding cysteine desulfurase; translation: MARKNKKIYFDYAATTPVDPRVKKVVEPFFIEKFGNTMSLHSFGQDAKIALEKSREAVANLIGAKPNEIIFTGSATESNNLVLKGIVFANRNKGRHIIISQIEHPCIMETANWLEKQGFKITRLPVDKYSLVNPLDVKKAIRKDTILVSIIHGSNEIGTIQPIEKIGKICKEKGVYFHTDAVQSFGKIPIDVMNIDLLTASSHKMYGPKGAACLFVREGTKIEPLLHGGGQEMGLRGSTVNVPAIVGFAKACEICKKEMKKESQRLTKLRDKLIKNVLKIENSHLNGHPTRRLPNNANFWFSFIEGESLVTQLDLLGAAVSTGSACSSAKLEPSHILLAIGLKPQEAHGSLRISLGRWTKEKDIDYLIKVLPGIVKKLRKISPFKHE
- a CDS encoding Rrf2 family transcriptional regulator, whose amino-acid sequence is MKISKKSQYGVRAMVYLAKNALKDKVCPIKEISEKEEIPFDFLEKIISELEKAGLVKAKKGVQGGYFLAKEPKNITAGEIVRVLESTVPVSCAGCQMARICSAKSVWEKVQDSLESTLDSVTLADLIKKNGKKK